Proteins encoded within one genomic window of Glycine soja cultivar W05 chromosome 1, ASM419377v2, whole genome shotgun sequence:
- the LOC114412172 gene encoding cytochrome P450 78A5-like encodes MSPDFTLLFFPELIQPPIVTLQAALCILLLTFLLTFFLTPGGLAWAWATKSSTRPIIPGPVMALLSVFTGSTPHRRLSMLARSYHAEKLMAFSIGLTRFVISSEPETAKEILGSPGFADRPVKESAYQLLFHRAMGFAPYGEYWRNLRRISALHLFSPKRITGSEAFRNEVGLKMVDEVKKVMKDNRHVEVKRILHYGSLNNVMMTVFGKCYEFYEGEGVELEALVSEGYELLGVFNWSDHFPVLGWLDLQGVRKRCRCLVEKVNAFVGGVIEEHRVKRVRGGCVKDEGTGDFVDVLLDLENENKLSEADMIAVLWEMIFRGTDTVAILLEWILARMVLHPDIQAKAQREIDSVCGPYRLVSEADMPNLRYLQGIVKETLRVHPPGPLLSWARLAVHDVTVGGKHVIPKGTTAMVNMWAITHDERFWAEPERFRPERFVEEEDVNIMGSDLRLAPFGSGRRVCPGKALGLASVHLWLAQLLQNFHWVQFDGVSVELDECLKLSMEMKKPLACKAVPRVAV; translated from the exons atgtcaCCAGATTTTACACTCTTGTTCTTCCCGGAACTCATCCAACCCCCTATCGTCACCCTCCAAGCCGCCCTATGCATCCTTCTCTTAACCTTCCTCCTCACGTTTTTCCTCACTCCAGGCGGGCTTGCGTGGGCCTGGGCCACCAAGTCCTCGACCCGGCCCATCATTCCGGGCCCAGTAATGGCCCTGCTCAGCGTCTTCACCGGCTCCACCCCGCACCGCAGGTTATCCATGCTCGCCCGCTCTTACCACGCAGAAAAGCTCATGGCTTTTTCAATCGGTCTGACCCGGTTCGTCATCTCGAGTGAACCGGAAACCGCAAAGGAGATTCTCGGCAGCCCCGGTTTTGCTGACAGACCAGTGAAGGAATCGGCCTACCAGCTTCTCTTCCACCGCGCAATGGGGTTTGCACCATACGGAGAATACTGGAGAAACCTGAGGAGAATCTCCGCCCTTCATCTCTTCTCTCCCAAGAGAATCACCGGCTCGGAAGCCTTTAGGAACGAGGTGGGGTTGAAAATGGTAGATGAAGTTAAGAAGGTTATGAAGGATAACCGACACGTGGAGGTTAAGAGGATTTTGCACTACGGGTCGTTGAACAATGTGATGATGACGGTGTTCGGTAAGTGTTATGAGTTCTACGAGGGTGAGGGTGTTGAGCTTGAGGCTTTGGTGAGCGAAGGGTATGAGCTGTTGGGTGTTTTTAACTGGAGCGACCATTTTCCGGTTCTGGGGTGGTTGGATTTGCAGGGTGTGAGGAAGAGGTGTAGGTGTTTGGTTGAAAAGGTTAATGCGTTTGTTGGGGGTGTTATTGAGGAGCATAGAGTGAAGAGGGTGAGAGGTGGGTGTGTGAAGGATGAAGGGACTGGGGATTTTGTTGATGTTTTGCTTGATTTGGAGAACGAGAACAAGCTTAGTGAGGCTGACATGATCGCTGTTCTTTGg GAAATGATATTTAGGGGAACTGACACGGTGGCAATTCTGCTGGAGTGGATCTTGGCTCGGATGGTTCTCCACCCCGACATCCAAGCCAAAGCACAGCGCGAAATAGACTCCGTCTGCGGACCCTACAGGCTCGTATCCGAAGCAGACATGCCGAACCTGCGCTACCTTCAGGGCATAGTAAAAGAAACTCTCCGCGTGCACCCTCCAGGCCCGCTACTCTCGTGGGCTCGCCTGGCGGTGCACGACGTTACCGTGGGCGGCAAGCACGTGATTCCCAAGGGCACCACCGCGATGGTGAACATGTGGGCCATAACGCACGACGAGAGGTTTTGGGCCGAGCCCGAGAGGTTCAGGCCCGAGCGGTTTGTGGAGGAGGAGGATGTGAACATAATGGGGTCTGATTTGAGGTTGGCACCTTTCGGGTCTGGGAGAAGAGTGTGCCCTGGGAAGGCCTTGGGCTTGGCCTCGGTTCATCTTTGGCTCGCTCAGTTGCTACAAAATTTTCATTGGGTTCAATTTGATGGTGTCTCTGTTGAGTTGGATGAGTGTCTTAAGCTTTCTATGGAGATGAAGAAGCCACTTGCTTGCAAGGCTGTGCCTAGGGTTGCTGTTTAG